One region of Vibrio crassostreae genomic DNA includes:
- a CDS encoding helix-turn-helix domain-containing protein, with translation MNNQEQLVEIHVLHQQGYSIRRIAKDLGISRNTVRTYLRDKSKAPMYPERQFRPTKLQPYHDYLRTRIDAEKPYWILATVLLRELRSLGYEGGITMLKEHIKQYNPSTPVDPVVRFETQPGEQMQVDFTTITHYGVRVKAFVV, from the coding sequence ATGAACAATCAGGAGCAACTAGTGGAAATACACGTTTTACATCAGCAAGGGTACAGCATCCGCCGTATCGCCAAGGACTTGGGGATCTCAAGGAATACCGTGCGTACTTATCTCCGCGATAAAAGCAAAGCACCCATGTATCCCGAGCGTCAATTTCGACCAACTAAACTTCAGCCATACCATGACTATTTACGTACTCGCATTGACGCAGAAAAACCGTATTGGATACTAGCAACCGTCTTACTTCGTGAATTAAGATCGCTCGGCTATGAAGGTGGGATAACGATGCTCAAGGAGCACATCAAACAATACAACCCCAGCACGCCTGTCGACCCTGTGGTTCGATTCGAGACACAGCCTGGTGAACAAATGCAAGTCGACTTCACGACCATCACGCATTACGGTGTACGTGTTAAAGCCTTCGTTGTATAG
- a CDS encoding DUF4113 domain-containing protein, translated as MQTLDALNTKFGRSAIFFGARGTTQKWQMNRNSLWDQYLRRLEVYDKKFEKY; from the coding sequence ATGCAAACATTAGACGCCCTTAATACCAAGTTCGGCCGTTCTGCCATTTTTTTCGGTGCAAGAGGGACTACTCAGAAGTGGCAGATGAATCGTAACTCTCTGTGGGATCAGTACTTACGGAGATTGGAAGTTTATGATAAGAAATTCGAAAAGTATTGA
- a CDS encoding heavy metal response regulator transcription factor produces MKLLIVEDEPKTGSYLKKGFTESGYVVDLAYDGVDGLYQATTNHYDLIILDIMLPKLNGWQVLQTMRSSQLDTPIIMLSAKDQVEDRVKGLELGANDYVVKPFAFVELLARVKNALRHQNGQVKNDATLVVADLSLDLLKRTGHRGGDAIVLTAKEFSLLELFLQRRGEVLSRSLISSLIWDMNFDSDTNVIDVAVKRLRAKIDKPYEVKLIHTVRGMGYKLDDSLE; encoded by the coding sequence ATGAAGTTATTAATTGTTGAAGATGAGCCTAAAACAGGCAGTTACTTAAAAAAGGGATTTACAGAATCAGGCTACGTTGTTGATCTTGCTTATGACGGCGTCGATGGACTCTATCAGGCGACCACCAATCATTATGATCTCATCATATTAGATATCATGCTTCCAAAGTTAAATGGTTGGCAAGTGCTACAAACAATGCGAAGTAGCCAATTAGATACGCCAATCATTATGCTTTCTGCGAAAGATCAGGTTGAAGACAGGGTTAAGGGACTGGAGTTGGGAGCGAATGATTATGTCGTTAAACCTTTTGCTTTTGTTGAATTGCTTGCTCGGGTCAAAAATGCGTTAAGACACCAAAACGGGCAGGTGAAGAATGATGCGACCTTAGTTGTCGCTGATTTATCTCTGGATCTTTTGAAACGAACAGGTCACAGAGGCGGTGACGCGATCGTCCTGACCGCCAAAGAGTTCTCTTTGTTAGAACTCTTTCTACAAAGACGTGGCGAAGTTCTATCGCGTTCACTTATCTCCTCTTTGATATGGGACATGAATTTTGATAGTGACACTAATGTTATTGATGTGGCGGTCAAAAGATTGCGAGCTAAAATTGATAAACCCTATGAGGTTAAATTAATTCATACGGTGCGTGGGATGGGCTATAAACTCGATGATTCTCTAGAATGA
- a CDS encoding ParB family protein gives MLRPQDKRTGFNQGNQLGKRAKAETSKKTFTFASGKTATAERVVVKADELEVRTAIHPLNPRRQESLTLDAVRDILPSIQEEGVHTEGVATKDEQGTYQLLDSSRRRFTCIHAKKDLPLWVIEGDIDQADLVAYIQTTQSVKRLSYRELGADYKSVMQAQGFTKIDELAEYLNIGRETCRKRFAAASVDQRLIEVFPDCEGIPNGYYAKLAKVEKQLDKEGTNTSTFISSLKVDVDDLVSVEDKQKQILAQIEAKLLKGKYKVIWETKPLALFDDKNKYAKVSHSSDRRGLKIELSRLPVDVYDEIIQFISEKVQNK, from the coding sequence ATGTTAAGACCTCAAGATAAGCGCACCGGCTTTAACCAAGGTAATCAATTAGGAAAACGAGCTAAAGCTGAAACCTCTAAAAAAACATTCACGTTTGCTAGCGGTAAAACAGCCACAGCAGAAAGAGTTGTGGTTAAAGCAGATGAACTTGAAGTTAGAACTGCGATTCACCCTTTAAACCCACGTCGCCAAGAATCGCTTACGCTTGATGCTGTGCGTGATATATTGCCAAGCATTCAGGAAGAGGGCGTACATACTGAAGGTGTCGCGACCAAAGACGAGCAGGGTACTTACCAGTTACTTGATAGCTCTCGTCGCCGTTTCACTTGTATCCATGCTAAAAAAGATTTGCCTCTATGGGTGATTGAAGGGGATATCGACCAAGCTGATTTGGTCGCTTACATTCAAACTACTCAATCGGTAAAGCGCTTGTCTTACCGAGAATTGGGGGCTGATTACAAAAGCGTGATGCAAGCACAAGGATTTACGAAGATTGATGAACTAGCTGAATATCTTAATATTGGACGTGAAACTTGTCGTAAGCGTTTTGCTGCAGCATCAGTTGATCAGCGTTTGATTGAGGTATTTCCTGATTGCGAAGGGATCCCAAATGGTTACTACGCTAAGTTGGCTAAAGTGGAAAAGCAGTTAGATAAAGAAGGTACTAATACATCCACCTTCATCAGTTCACTTAAGGTGGATGTAGATGATTTAGTTTCTGTAGAAGACAAACAAAAGCAAATTCTTGCTCAAATAGAGGCGAAGCTTTTAAAGGGTAAATATAAAGTAATCTGGGAGACAAAACCATTAGCGCTGTTCGATGACAAGAACAAGTATGCAAAGGTCTCTCACAGCAGTGATAGGCGGGGGCTTAAGATTGAATTGAGTCGATTACCCGTTGATGTGTATGACGAGATCATTCAGTTTATTTCTGAAAAAGTTCAAAATAAGTGA
- a CDS encoding ParA family protein encodes MTTIINSLELVCERMQQEQSDLKAVIKERMQIKVTDTEIEGSVDRLIYNHSLKKKELQELFGLSRVTFNSRIDEATEQGVVGSPIIQGRTHLYNRFDVANMMEFMNFPKYNQRFEPTTVVVENHKGGTGKSTTTVTLATAAALDLNLNARCLVIDLDPQGSTGQNLIHQADDESVYMTAVDIALAGQEPEGDFSQYLNDYCYDELVKAIPFKTHLPNLDVIPAFPSDERFVDSYWGQDEIGQRNLLSVLREKILPILKEEYDLIFIDTPPQNSPILWAVNEAADAVLIPVTPREFDFASTSNYMATMPGTFRALPSQGKNLKWAKLLPVNFDEKSAHEVKVFDKLLRAAQGHLLSTAIRHSEAFVAAAESNRTVLDIRKSEQICSGKQFDLAMTSVNAVYHQFITEIKQLATKGL; translated from the coding sequence ATGACCACCATCATAAATTCATTAGAACTTGTTTGTGAACGTATGCAGCAAGAGCAATCAGATCTGAAAGCCGTTATCAAAGAGCGTATGCAGATCAAAGTAACGGATACAGAAATTGAGGGGAGTGTAGATAGGCTTATCTATAATCACTCCTTGAAGAAGAAAGAGCTTCAAGAACTGTTTGGCTTATCTCGTGTTACCTTCAATTCTAGAATAGATGAAGCGACAGAGCAGGGCGTCGTTGGCTCTCCCATTATCCAAGGACGCACTCATCTATATAATCGCTTCGATGTCGCCAATATGATGGAGTTCATGAACTTTCCTAAGTACAACCAGCGCTTCGAACCGACAACCGTTGTAGTGGAAAACCATAAAGGGGGCACTGGCAAATCCACCACGACAGTGACACTAGCGACTGCTGCTGCGCTTGATCTTAATCTTAATGCACGCTGCCTAGTGATAGATTTAGATCCCCAAGGCTCAACAGGCCAAAACCTGATTCATCAAGCCGACGATGAATCAGTCTACATGACGGCTGTTGATATCGCGCTAGCAGGCCAAGAGCCCGAAGGTGATTTTTCTCAATACCTTAATGACTACTGTTATGACGAGTTAGTTAAAGCAATTCCGTTTAAGACTCACCTCCCGAACTTAGATGTGATTCCTGCCTTCCCATCAGACGAACGCTTTGTCGATTCTTACTGGGGGCAAGATGAAATAGGCCAACGGAATTTGCTGAGTGTGTTGCGTGAAAAAATTTTACCCATCCTAAAAGAAGAATACGACTTAATCTTCATCGATACGCCCCCACAAAACTCTCCTATTCTTTGGGCAGTGAATGAGGCCGCTGATGCGGTCTTGATTCCAGTCACACCACGAGAGTTTGATTTTGCCTCAACGAGTAACTACATGGCCACAATGCCAGGCACATTTAGAGCGTTGCCATCACAAGGCAAAAATTTAAAGTGGGCTAAATTGCTTCCAGTGAACTTCGATGAAAAGAGCGCACATGAAGTTAAAGTATTTGATAAATTACTGCGTGCGGCACAAGGGCATTTATTATCAACAGCGATCCGTCACTCTGAAGCGTTTGTTGCAGCTGCGGAAAGTAACCGAACAGTACTGGACATTCGAAAGTCAGAGCAGATTTGTAGTGGTAAACAATTTGATTTAGCCATGACATCGGTGAATGCCGTGTACCACCAATTCATCACTGAAATTAAGCAGCTAGCAACGAAAGGGCTATAA
- a CDS encoding heavy metal sensor histidine kinase, whose protein sequence is MKLKLKNSMATKLIVMYMASSFIVLASFALIVQYSIKQHFYQQDYKRLDNYYQTIFSSFDSLNDNAITALKAESAYLWVLDRDGMPVLTNTTFSLPESAKKLNSMEWTVDGQTYRAFRFQLKHPQYDAIVLGLNIDLHLLFISQFNIVLLWTFVIASVISGGYAVFIVHKGLKPLRVLQQYMNKVSPNRLDIRIPVDKLPIDLIQLVETQNEMFGRLQHGFSRLSEFSSDIAHEIRTPLTNIMTQTHVSLSSKRTAEEYEEILLSNVEELERLNKTIQDTLYLAKSENHLLHTNKDMLQLAEVIRPLLEFYEFMADEKEVCLELRGDGEQFCDKQMLQRAVGNIVSNALRHCDVGSVVSIQIAEEGEEYNSIKIKNIGETIPESALAYLFDRFYRADKSRKHSRSIGAGLGLAITRSIVQMHGGEITVSSSERVTEFTLTMKKGEA, encoded by the coding sequence ATGAAGCTGAAACTTAAAAATTCAATGGCAACTAAGCTTATTGTCATGTACATGGCGTCTTCATTTATCGTCCTTGCTTCATTTGCCTTAATTGTTCAGTATTCAATTAAACAACATTTTTATCAGCAAGATTACAAACGCCTCGATAATTATTACCAGACGATTTTTTCTTCGTTTGATAGTTTAAATGATAACGCTATTACAGCGTTAAAGGCTGAATCAGCTTACCTTTGGGTATTAGATCGGGATGGCATGCCTGTGTTAACAAACACGACGTTCTCTCTGCCCGAGAGTGCAAAAAAGCTAAACTCGATGGAATGGACGGTCGATGGACAAACATATCGCGCTTTCCGGTTTCAGTTAAAACATCCACAATACGACGCTATTGTGCTTGGGCTCAATATCGACCTCCATCTCTTATTTATTAGTCAATTTAATATTGTTCTTTTGTGGACATTTGTCATTGCGAGCGTGATATCAGGGGGCTATGCAGTATTTATTGTTCACAAAGGCCTAAAGCCTCTGCGCGTTTTACAGCAGTATATGAATAAAGTTAGCCCTAATCGGTTGGATATCAGAATCCCGGTTGATAAACTGCCTATAGATTTGATACAACTTGTTGAAACACAAAATGAAATGTTCGGTCGCTTACAGCATGGATTTAGTCGGTTGAGTGAGTTTTCTTCCGATATTGCACACGAAATCCGAACTCCCTTGACTAACATTATGACCCAGACTCATGTCTCTTTATCTTCCAAAAGAACAGCGGAGGAATATGAGGAAATACTCCTTTCCAATGTGGAGGAGTTGGAAAGGCTGAACAAGACTATTCAAGATACACTTTACCTGGCTAAGTCAGAAAATCATTTACTTCACACTAATAAAGATATGCTTCAATTAGCAGAAGTTATTAGGCCACTGCTTGAATTCTATGAATTTATGGCTGACGAAAAGGAAGTTTGTTTAGAGTTACGTGGAGATGGTGAGCAGTTTTGTGATAAACAGATGCTGCAACGTGCCGTTGGTAATATTGTTTCTAATGCGCTGAGGCATTGTGATGTTGGTTCTGTGGTATCCATACAGATTGCAGAAGAAGGTGAAGAATACAATTCTATCAAGATAAAAAATATTGGGGAGACAATCCCAGAAAGTGCTTTAGCCTACCTGTTTGACCGCTTCTATCGAGCCGACAAGTCTAGGAAACATAGCAGAAGTATTGGCGCGGGGCTTGGGTTAGCCATTACCCGCTCTATTGTTCAGATGCATGGTGGTGAAATCACGGTGTCTTCCAGTGAAAGAGTCACTGAGTTTACTCTGACAATGAAAAAGGGTGAGGCATAA
- a CDS encoding replication initiation protein, producing the protein MTDHRQLITTEDYRELPNDFFKKSHALVFSQLGLTAREHDTFALFLSRLHEDHWVAYQEGRHVYAPEYTFQSEVLKEWFGLSAKQLYPTLKPMAKRLSSRKVGLMNDADQEFDFMPLFSRVAYKKGALIMVPNAELMDAYLAQSAGHAQINHLSFRSLKSEHSKRLYTILSRFKKPGMKLHEQSIAQLHGLFGLLDEQGKLTKSSYTNNKVFMERCIRKPIEELASNEEVRKELGFLVDEESGSYGYKARYRGKSIVALEFLFQWKQKSDNKGEALERAKLAEELAPDNPMLKLAKEAFNIVLSYPVNGELSKHHKLAIESVRMGIIVMPADMQFDSIFYHRLELMEL; encoded by the coding sequence ATGACTGACCATCGACAGTTGATCACAACTGAAGACTACCGTGAATTGCCTAATGACTTTTTTAAGAAAAGTCATGCTTTAGTTTTTAGCCAGTTGGGACTGACGGCGAGAGAGCATGATACATTTGCACTCTTCCTCTCTCGACTACACGAAGACCATTGGGTTGCGTATCAGGAAGGTCGACATGTATACGCACCTGAATATACATTTCAATCTGAAGTGTTAAAGGAGTGGTTTGGTCTTTCAGCAAAGCAGCTTTATCCAACATTAAAGCCTATGGCTAAAAGGCTCTCATCGCGCAAAGTAGGCTTAATGAACGATGCTGATCAAGAATTTGATTTTATGCCTCTTTTTAGTCGAGTTGCGTATAAAAAAGGGGCGCTAATTATGGTGCCTAACGCTGAATTGATGGATGCATATCTTGCTCAGTCAGCTGGCCACGCTCAAATTAACCATTTATCTTTTCGTAGTTTGAAATCAGAACATTCTAAGCGTCTTTACACAATTTTATCTCGTTTTAAAAAGCCTGGAATGAAGTTGCATGAGCAATCCATAGCGCAATTACATGGTTTATTCGGTCTTTTAGATGAGCAAGGGAAGTTAACCAAATCCAGTTATACCAACAACAAGGTCTTCATGGAACGATGTATTCGTAAGCCAATAGAAGAGCTTGCTTCTAACGAGGAAGTGAGAAAAGAGCTAGGATTTTTGGTTGATGAAGAGTCTGGATCGTATGGCTATAAAGCTCGTTATCGAGGAAAGAGTATTGTTGCGCTTGAGTTCCTTTTCCAATGGAAGCAAAAAAGTGACAATAAAGGCGAGGCATTGGAAAGAGCAAAGTTAGCTGAAGAGCTAGCACCAGATAACCCCATGTTAAAACTCGCAAAAGAAGCCTTTAATATTGTACTTTCATACCCTGTCAATGGTGAGTTAAGTAAACACCATAAACTCGCCATTGAAAGTGTGAGGATGGGTATTATCGTAATGCCTGCAGACATGCAGTTTGATTCTATTTTTTATCACAGGTTAGAGTTAATGGAATTATGA